A stretch of Apostichopus japonicus isolate 1M-3 chromosome 9, ASM3797524v1, whole genome shotgun sequence DNA encodes these proteins:
- the LOC139973361 gene encoding uncharacterized protein, with the protein MISKLCNVFEALLFFWTTGCLFSQRVDALQTINDNTGDNSVGSSFFFYQQSNYPRDCREVQEQCSSHNSTGVFMIKPDSYLEPFEVYCDNADSSGGWTVIQRRIDGSIDFSRDWDSYKSGFGFLSQEFWLGNERLSYLTNQKKYQLVIEMTSSHGSLIRVSYDNFRISDEFSNFKLFSLGNFSGRTDVITLCPYNMVYRNCSNSCQRTCGAPEVCQDGVCNEAEACVCSDGYFMKGSDCVPQEQCGCYESEGQTVIPEGGSYVNPGCTRKGVCTNGQITWDDEYACHPKDCHEIYEDGSVDNDIYRIKPTGWTGEAFEVYCNMSDGGGWTVFQRRVDGTEDFYLGWDSYKEGFGELDHEFWLGNDKLSILTNQKRYEIRIDMVDRDGAPYYAKFDYFRINDESDKYRLSQLGTYSGTADSLSNPDGYALRYHLNYQFSTKDSDNDADGSNCAVTYHGAWWYNACYYSNLNGNYHASRGSYSSPYWYYLPGSDYNIKYSEMKIRPFPQVV; encoded by the exons ATGATCAGCAAATTGTGCAACGTTTTTGAAgctttgcttttcttttggaCAACAGGCTGTCTCTTTTCACAACGGGTG GATGCTCTACAGACAATCAATGACAACACTGGTGATAATAGTGTAG GTTCGTCGTTTTTCTTCTACCAACAATCGAATTACCCGAGAGATTGCAGAGAAGTCCAGGAGCAATGTTCATCTCATAACTCTACTGGTGTTTTCATGATCAAACCAGATAGCTATCTAGAGCCTTTTGAGGTTTACTGTGATAACGCAGACAGttctggtggatggacg GTAATACAACGTCGCATTGACGGTTCCATCGACTTCAGTCGTGACTGGGACAGCTACAAGTCTGGCTTCGGCTTTTTATCTCAGGAATTCTGGCTCGGTAATGAGAGGCTTTCTTACTTGACCAATCAAAAGAAGTATCAATTGGTCATTGAGATGACGTCATCGCATGGTTCCTTAATCCGTGTTTCTTACGATAACTTCCGCATTAGTGATGAATTCAGCAACTTCAAGTTGTTCAGTCTCGGAAATTTTTCTGGAAGAACAG ACGTTATAACACTTTGCCCCTACAACATGGTCTATAGAAACTGCAGTAACTCCTGTCAGCGGACTTGTGGTGCTCCAGAAGTGTGTCAGGATGGGGTCTGTAATGAAGCCGAAGCCTGTGTTTGTTCCGATGGCTACTTCATGAAGGGATCAGACTGTGTACCTCAAGAACAGTGTGGATGTTACGAATCAGAGGGACAAACAGTTATTCCA GAAGGTGGCTCTTACGTGAACCCTGGATGTACAAGAAAAGGTGTTTGTACCAACGGGCAGATCACATGGGATGACGAATATGCATGCCATCCTAAAGATTGTCATGAAATTTACGAGGATGGATCCGTGGATAACGATATATACAGAATCAAACCAACCGGGTGGACCGGAGAGGCCTTTGAGGTTTACTGCAACATgtctgacggaggaggatggacg GTTTTTCAACGTCGTGTGGATGGAACCGAGGATTTCTACCTCGGATGGGACAGCTACAAAGAAGGTTTTGGAGAATTAGACCACGAgttttggcttggaaatgataaGCTTTCTATTTTGACCAATCAAAAGAGATATGAAATCAGGATTGATATGGTCGACAGAGATGGTGCTCCGTACTATGCCAAGTTTGACTACTTCCGGATAAATGACGAAAGCGATAAATATCGGTTATCTCAACTTGGAACCTACAGTGGAACAGCGG ACTCTCTCAGCAACCCTGATGGTTATGCTCTTCGATATCACCTCAACTACCAGTTCAGTACCAAAGATAGTGACAACGACGCTGATGGTTCCAACTGTGCGGTTACTTATCACGGTGCCTGGTGGTACAATGCTTGCTATTATTCCAACCTCAATGGAAACTACCATGCCAGCCGAGGTAGTTATAGCAGTCCTTATTGGTATTACTTACCCGGCAGTGATTATAACATCAAATATTCAGAAATGAAGATTCGTCCCTTTCCGCAGGTAGTTTGA